From Selenihalanaerobacter shriftii, a single genomic window includes:
- a CDS encoding formate/nitrite transporter family protein, whose translation MFTKTTNKVAMAAKKKVDFMNNQLMKYFILSAFAGAFVGLGIMLIFSVGAPLVAINSPFVKLIMGSSFGVALTLVIFAGSELFTGNNLVMTIGWLSGEVKFKDVLKLWFWCYLGNLAGSIVIALLIFKTGLIAEGTATGAFIVKASASKMNAPIYELFFRGILCNMLVCLAVWMSIKVKNEVSKLILIFWCLLAFIGSGFEHSIANMSLLAMGLLTPHSEAITVMGYIRNLIPVTLGNMIGGGLLIGALYWYVSNNPLSASQKANRNIKKAA comes from the coding sequence ATGTTTACAAAAACTACTAATAAAGTTGCTATGGCAGCTAAAAAGAAAGTAGACTTTATGAATAATCAATTAATGAAATATTTTATTTTATCAGCTTTTGCTGGTGCTTTTGTAGGATTGGGAATTATGCTTATCTTTTCTGTGGGAGCGCCGTTAGTAGCTATTAATTCACCTTTTGTAAAACTAATCATGGGAAGCTCTTTTGGAGTTGCTTTAACCTTAGTCATCTTTGCTGGTTCCGAGCTATTTACTGGAAATAATTTAGTGATGACAATCGGCTGGTTATCTGGAGAGGTTAAATTTAAAGATGTATTAAAGTTATGGTTTTGGTGTTATTTAGGTAATTTAGCTGGCTCCATTGTAATTGCTTTATTAATTTTTAAGACTGGTTTAATAGCAGAAGGAACTGCTACAGGTGCTTTTATTGTAAAAGCTTCAGCTAGTAAGATGAATGCTCCTATTTATGAATTATTTTTTAGAGGGATTTTGTGTAATATGCTAGTTTGCTTAGCAGTTTGGATGAGTATTAAAGTTAAAAATGAGGTTTCAAAGCTGATCTTAATTTTTTGGTGTTTGCTAGCATTTATTGGTAGTGGATTTGAGCATAGTATTGCCAATATGAGTTTGTTGGCTATGGGCTTATTAACTCCACATTCTGAAGCAATTACTGTTATGGGATATATTAGAAATTTAATACCTGTTACTTTAGGTAATATGATTGGTGGAGGTTTACTAATTGGTGCTTTATATTGGTATGTGTCTAACAATCCTTTAAGTGCTAGTCAAAAGGCTAATCGAAATATTAAGAAAGCCGCTTAA
- a CDS encoding BsuPI-related putative proteinase inhibitor → MEYVVKRGDTLYKIARRFNTTVAEIVEANQLQNINVLEVGQVIIIPVEDHEDMEEIIEDREDIIEEDVTVLPTQNFDYEIVNGLLIILFTDEESYEQGENIRLNLVKVNISRSSIALNYNSGQRFEFIARKSGRRIWTWSQDRSFAQVTKRITLEPEEAVVYRAIWDQQNNNNQQIETGRYRIQGWNTAQQLEDNKLDIFLEIE, encoded by the coding sequence ATGGAATATGTAGTTAAACGTGGTGACACTCTCTATAAGATTGCTCGTCGTTTTAATACTACTGTGGCAGAAATTGTTGAGGCTAACCAACTACAAAATATTAATGTTTTAGAAGTAGGTCAAGTAATAATTATTCCAGTAGAAGATCACGAAGATATGGAAGAAATTATTGAAGACCGAGAGGATATTATTGAAGAAGATGTAACTGTTTTACCAACACAAAACTTTGATTATGAAATAGTAAACGGCCTATTAATCATACTCTTTACAGATGAAGAAAGTTATGAACAAGGTGAAAATATTAGGCTTAACTTAGTAAAGGTTAATATTAGTCGGTCATCAATTGCCCTAAATTATAATTCAGGACAAAGGTTTGAATTCATCGCTAGAAAATCTGGACGAAGAATCTGGACTTGGTCACAAGACCGTTCTTTTGCTCAAGTTACTAAGAGAATTACCTTAGAACCTGAGGAAGCAGTAGTATACCGGGCTATCTGGGACCAACAAAATAATAATAATCAACAAATAGAAACAGGTAGGTACCGAATTCAAGGTTGGAATACAGCCCAACAACTTGAAGATAATAAGTTAGATATATTCCTTGAGATTGAATAA
- the asrB gene encoding anaerobic sulfite reductase subunit AsrB, producing the protein MSNNPYLPEHAEVIDIIQETDVEYTFRLDTELEPTFGQFLEVSIPGYGEAPISVSDFGDGWLDLTIRRVGKLTDKIHELKIGDHLGIRGPYGNGFPIDKFKNKDLVIAAGGTGLAPVRSMINYFYNNLDDLKQFNLLTGFKNSESILFKRDIDNWKESIDLLITVDEGTEKWEGNTGLITEYVPQIEISAVSDMEVVVVGPPIMMKYTVKEFKKLGIPEEQIWVSYERKMHCGLGKCGHCKIDDTYICLEGPVFNYSEAKELID; encoded by the coding sequence ATGAGTAATAATCCTTATTTACCTGAACATGCAGAGGTTATAGATATCATTCAAGAAACAGATGTTGAATATACTTTTCGGTTAGACACAGAATTAGAACCTACTTTTGGACAATTCTTAGAAGTTTCTATTCCTGGTTATGGAGAAGCTCCAATTTCTGTTAGTGATTTTGGAGATGGGTGGTTAGATTTAACTATTAGACGAGTTGGAAAATTAACTGATAAAATTCATGAATTAAAGATTGGAGACCATCTTGGAATCCGAGGGCCTTATGGAAATGGTTTTCCTATAGATAAGTTTAAAAATAAAGATTTAGTAATTGCTGCAGGTGGAACGGGGTTAGCTCCAGTACGAAGTATGATTAATTATTTTTATAATAACTTAGATGATTTAAAACAATTTAACTTATTAACAGGATTTAAGAATTCTGAAAGTATTCTATTTAAAAGAGATATCGATAACTGGAAAGAATCTATTGATTTATTAATTACAGTTGATGAAGGCACTGAGAAATGGGAAGGGAATACAGGTTTAATTACAGAATATGTACCTCAAATTGAAATATCAGCAGTTTCAGATATGGAGGTAGTAGTGGTTGGTCCACCAATAATGATGAAGTATACAGTAAAGGAATTTAAAAAACTTGGTATTCCAGAAGAGCAAATTTGGGTTTCTTATGAAAGAAAGATGCATTGTGGATTAGGAAAATGTGGTCATTGTAAGATAGATGACACTTATATTTGTTTAGAAGGACCGGTATTTAACTATAGTGAAGCAAAAGAATTAATAGACTAA
- the asrA gene encoding anaerobic sulfite reductase subunit AsrA, with amino-acid sequence MSYKLTKEEFNNQLQQLTDEYKIYAPTIKEGEDTFSDTDLLVYDEIKVLSDIEFNSKTKFSPKEIVFPITQTLFYFTEDEYKEPKIDDKDILIFLRPCEVNSFERLDKIFLDNGSEEDIYYKRLREKVKFVVMECTEGFDSCFCVTMDTNETDNYSLFLRKEADHILCEVKDDALNNIFMEQERVGFTPQFIQKNKQEVKMPKLEKINQDIFTSEIWKEYSGRCIACGRCNTVCPTCSCWTMQDIIYRDNENAGERRRVWVGCHIDGYTEMAGGHRFREEYGDRMRFKTLHKIYDFRKRFGINMCVGCGRCEEVCPKYISFLEAIKKLNQAIEEGV; translated from the coding sequence ATGTCATACAAATTAACTAAAGAAGAATTTAATAATCAATTACAGCAACTGACTGATGAATATAAAATTTATGCACCAACAATAAAAGAGGGAGAAGACACTTTTTCAGATACAGACTTACTAGTTTATGATGAGATTAAAGTTTTAAGTGATATTGAATTTAATAGTAAAACAAAGTTTTCTCCTAAAGAAATTGTTTTTCCTATTACTCAAACATTATTCTACTTTACTGAAGACGAATATAAAGAACCTAAAATAGATGATAAAGATATTCTTATTTTCTTAAGACCATGTGAAGTAAATAGTTTTGAACGTTTAGATAAGATATTCTTAGATAATGGTTCTGAAGAAGATATTTATTATAAGAGATTGAGAGAGAAAGTTAAATTTGTAGTTATGGAATGTACTGAAGGATTTGATTCTTGTTTCTGTGTAACAATGGATACGAATGAAACTGATAATTATTCTTTATTTTTACGAAAAGAAGCTGATCATATTTTATGTGAAGTTAAAGATGATGCATTAAATAACATCTTTATGGAGCAAGAGAGAGTAGGCTTTACTCCACAATTTATTCAAAAGAATAAACAAGAAGTTAAAATGCCTAAATTAGAAAAAATTAATCAAGATATTTTTACGTCGGAGATTTGGAAAGAATATAGTGGTAGATGTATAGCTTGTGGTCGTTGCAATACTGTCTGTCCAACTTGTAGTTGCTGGACGATGCAAGATATTATTTATCGTGATAATGAAAATGCCGGAGAGAGAAGAAGAGTATGGGTAGGATGCCATATTGATGGTTATACTGAAATGGCTGGAGGACATCGTTTTAGAGAAGAATACGGTGATCGAATGAGATTTAAGACACTTCACAAAATTTATGACTTTCGTAAACGATTTGGAATTAATATGTGTGTAGGATGTGGACGTTGTGAAGAGGTTTGTCCAAAATATATTTCATTTCTAGAAGCAATTAAGAAGTTAAATCAAGCTATTGAGGAGGGAGTTTAA